The following are encoded together in the Pseudomonas xantholysinigenes genome:
- the tpiA gene encoding triose-phosphate isomerase, translating into MRRPMVAGNWKMHGTRASVVELTQGLGNLSLPGGVEVAVFPPLLYVNQVIDALEITGINVGAQNSAVQPEQGALTGEVAPSQLAEVGCKYVLIGHSERRQIIGETDEVLNQKFAAAQKSGLTPVLCIGETLAEREAGETLEVVGRQLSSVIDAFGIKAFANAVIAYEPVWAIGTGLTATPQQAQDVHAAIRKQLKAMDAEVADNVQLLYGGSVKAANAAELFGMPDIDGGLIGGASLNADEFGAICRAAGN; encoded by the coding sequence ATGCGTCGCCCCATGGTAGCTGGTAACTGGAAGATGCACGGTACCCGCGCCAGCGTCGTAGAGCTGACTCAGGGCTTGGGCAATTTGTCCCTGCCAGGCGGTGTGGAAGTCGCGGTGTTCCCTCCCTTGCTGTACGTCAATCAAGTGATTGATGCACTGGAAATCACAGGGATCAACGTAGGCGCACAGAATTCTGCTGTACAGCCTGAACAAGGCGCGCTGACCGGCGAAGTTGCACCGAGTCAGTTGGCTGAAGTCGGTTGCAAGTATGTCTTGATCGGGCACTCCGAGCGTCGCCAGATTATTGGTGAAACGGACGAAGTGCTGAACCAGAAGTTTGCAGCTGCTCAGAAAAGTGGTTTGACGCCAGTGCTCTGTATAGGGGAAACTCTCGCAGAGCGCGAAGCCGGCGAGACGCTCGAAGTTGTAGGGCGTCAACTAAGCAGTGTTATCGACGCGTTCGGTATCAAGGCTTTCGCCAATGCAGTTATTGCCTATGAGCCTGTTTGGGCCATTGGTACTGGTTTGACGGCCACGCCACAACAAGCCCAGGATGTGCATGCAGCCATCCGCAAGCAGTTGAAGGCGATGGACGCCGAAGTTGCAGATAATGTGCAGCTTCTCTACGGCGGCAGCGTGAAGGCGGCCAATGCGGCTGAACTGTTCGGCATGCCGGATATCGATGGGGGGCTCATTGGTGGAGCGTCCCTGAACGCAGACGAATTCGGTGCAATTTGTCGCGCCGCAGGAAACTGA
- the secG gene encoding preprotein translocase subunit SecG: MLETVVVVFHLLAALALVVMVLLQQGKGAEAGASFGAGASNTVFGSQGSATFLSKVTAILAATFFLTALGLGYFAKQQAHQLTQAGLPDPAVLEVKEPKPAVNDDVPVLQQQKSEATNSGDVPPPAKEQQ; encoded by the coding sequence ATGCTGGAAACAGTCGTAGTCGTATTTCATCTGTTGGCAGCGTTGGCACTGGTTGTAATGGTGTTGCTGCAACAGGGTAAAGGTGCGGAAGCTGGTGCATCTTTCGGCGCAGGTGCTTCAAATACTGTGTTCGGAAGCCAAGGTTCCGCTACCTTTTTGAGTAAAGTTACTGCTATACTTGCCGCCACTTTCTTTTTGACTGCACTTGGGTTAGGATACTTCGCCAAGCAGCAGGCTCACCAGCTGACTCAAGCTGGTCTGCCAGATCCAGCAGTTCTGGAAGTCAAAGAGCCAAAGCCGGCAGTCAATGATGATGTACCGGTGCTCCAGCAGCAGAAGAGCGAAGCCACCAACTCTGGTGACGTACCTCCTCCAGCCAAAGAGCAGCAGTAA